The Emys orbicularis isolate rEmyOrb1 chromosome 9, rEmyOrb1.hap1, whole genome shotgun sequence genomic sequence CGACTGGGGGCAGCCAGTCCTTGCCATGCTGCAGATCAACGTTCTGCAGAGCGCAGGCCAGAACgaagtgatcacaatggtcccttggaAGCTGACACTGCACTTGGGGCCAAGGCAGCAGGGCACTCATATCGGGCTACAGCTTCACAGCTCCCGCCCCAGGCTGCCCAAGCAGGTGACATGCCcagtgcagcaccccctgctggccagtgGAAGACatctcccggccccagcccatcAGACACACCACAAACACACCGCAGCAAGGAGAGTCCACTCACCGGTGGGAGTACTTTGTGCGCACCGCCTTTAACTTGTCATCGTGCTGGTAGGTCAGCAGGAAGTTCAGCCTCTTCACCAGTGGATGGAGCTCCTGAGAGCTGTACCCGCTATAATACTCCAGTGTGGGGCTCTGCAACACGTTACAGGGACTCAGAGCCTGGACCAGCACCATTGCACATACACCCCGTGCTGCTTCTTCCAGGACACTGGGGATAGATCTGACCCCTGGGATGTCCTGACCCCATAACAGCTGCTTGGCTGGACTCCAGCGCAGACAGGACACGGATCACTTGCCCAATTTAGGTAACAGCTGAGTTTGCCTTCTCATCGTGAAGAGTAAGGAGCAGAGACAGGCCCAGTCAGGTCCCCACACAGAGCCAAAGCAATGGCCTCTGTGCAGGTGGCCATAGATcccagggatggggagagagcagCCAAGCACCAGAGTCAGCTGCCAGGGGCCAGCTATGGAGGATGAGAAGGCAGAGCAAACCCCACTCCTGAGGCTGCTGAGGGCCTGGCTTGGAGAGTGCGGTGAGCTGCCCCCTTCTCGAACTCCCCCTGAAGGTACCAGGGCCTGCCCAGTACAGCTGCCCCTACCCCAGGCTCCACAGTCTCTGGAAGTGGGGAGCTGGAGAGCAGGCGTGGGACTCAGCAGGGTTAGGAACTCGGGCCCCACAGGCTCACGTGGAGCTAGCTATTAGAGGCAGGGCCAAAGGAGaaccggaaggggtggggcttcccTGTCCATCCAGGATTGAAAGTGCATCAGTAGCTCAAGGCCGGGGGTTCCGGGCACAGACTGCTGGATCTGGGACCAACCCTCCCGCAGCCATGTTCCCAGCGGCTCCAGGACAGTGCCCACCCCTAGGAACAGAGACTGGCGACTTGACCCTGGGGGAAACCAGTCAGACGACACTGCTAGCGagagtcagcaacagcagccaAAGGGGCAGCCATTCCAGGCAGCCTCCTGCCCCTCGGGGCCAGTGGAGCTAACCTGGACAGCCAACCTGGACAGCCAGGCATGGGGAAGGGCCAGGAGAGCAGGGCACTCACCCATCCGCCAAGGCTCTTCATCTTGAGGGCCAGGAGCAGGCAGCTGGCGGCCAGCTTGGAGGCACTCTCCTGGACGTAGTCATACTCCGGCAAGGTCATCTCGCAGATGAAGCGGGCCAGGGTCAGTGTCTCCATGCTGGCGTGAGCGCACTGGGACCGTGGGAGGAAAAAGGAGTTGTGGTGAGACCTTCCTGCTGAGCACCTAGTGAAGGGGAGATGCTGCCCCCAGAGCCAGGGCATGGTCATGGGAGAGCACACTGTCTGCACTGGAGAACTCTGCTCAGCGCTGACTCCGTGGGAGAGGCAGGTGGTCCCACCCAGCAGATAGCTGCTAGCTCGCTGCAGTAAGGGTCCCGTTGGTGCTCAGCACAGGGGTGAGGAAGGGGGATGGGTCCAGGGCACCCCATGGCCCAAGGGGAGAGTCACCGAGTGAGCCAGCCTGGCTGCCTGTCCAGGTCACTCAAgcccagcagctgggactggccCAACTATCTCACTCCCCTGCCGGGACAAGCCAGATCCAGACCTCTCCATGGAGGAGCCTCTGGCATCCAGGCCTGGATGCCTGCTCGTCTCCCACTCGGAGTGCCAGATGCTCCTGTCCCTTCTGGAGCCCACAGCCAAGTCAGCACTTGATTCCCCTCCCTggccgggagagagctctctgctGCGGGTGtgttgggcagagcagggggcaccACTAGGCAGGGGCAGAGGAGCCAGCCAGCGCTTCCACATGACCGAGATAGCCAGGCCTGCCAAAGAGCAAGCGGATGGAGGAGAAAGACATTGGTGCTCCTGGCACTGAACATCCCGCTCTGCTCCCCTCAGTGCCCTGAGTCGGGACTTGCCTCCAAGGCACTGCGGTGCGGAAAGGAACGGCAGGTTTTGGCAGGAGTGATAGGACCCggtgggtggggagaaaggagagagctTGTTTGCTGGTAATAGCCCCTCTGACAAGTTAACATTTTCCTTCGGGCGAAGGTGCAGCCTTTGCTCTCACTGTGGCACCACCCCCTCGTAGAGCGCTTTATGCCCACGTCGTGCTCATTTCCCCACCAGCAGAGCAATGTGATTGTgccagctggctggtgggggagggtgtCCGCCCGCTGGCCTCTAGCTGTGACCACCCACATCCTCCCCTAGTGGCAGAAATGGGGCCCCACCTTGGCAAACCTCCGCAGGAAGCGATATGGGATGGGAACATTGATGTCGAACTTCAGCATGCGGAGGATACTCATTTCCATGgcaatcaactcctccctcttGTAGGCATCGTCACAGATGTAGAGGAAGTCATCCACACACGGAGGGCAGCGCTCCTAAAGGGGAACAGCCACGGGAATGGTCAGCCCCACCTACACCCAGGCCAGTGCTGCCCCAGTccctagggggtgctgtgcttaGTTGCCCGGCAGGGACTAAACTAAAACCCCGACCCCCttggggtgagattttcagaagcatctagGTGAACTTGGAGCATGAATCCCATTCACTTTCAGTGGTTGGCTCCCAATCCCcttatgcattttttttaaatataaagattTCCCTTCTGGCTCTTTAAAAACCCACTGGCACCTTCTGAGAGATGTGAACCCTATTGTCCTGGCTGGAGTTCAACTTGGATGAGGCCATGCTGCCCCCCAGGGACAGCCCTGCAGTCACAAATGGGATAACACCTCTCCGGAACTGCTCTGTATTGCTGCTGTTGAACAGCTGCCACGTTCTGTTCCAGagatgactgcatttcagtggtgggccaAATGTTCATTGAAGATGGGGCAGGCCGATGCAGAGTGCTTCACTTTCATCTAAGTTTTCCATGGGAAACTTATTTTCAGCAAAAATTCAAGATCGAAAGATTTTATTTGGGAAATGCCGTTGcagtgtctcatgggagttgtagttcaggtgcctcatgctcctGCTCTCCTCTATAGGATGGGCTTGACATCTTGCAGGATGCCCCAAAGTTTCCCCTCTTAGAAAGGGAAGGCAGtacatcatggaagatgtagtccaaccagggagcctAGACCATAGCGGAAAATCCAGCAGGGGACAACCCACCAACAATTCCCATAAGGTTCTGCAGCAGTATATCTGGATTGAAATATCAGTTTGGGGCATTTGATTGATTGATAGATAAATCAAGATTTTGATTGGAAAATTTTTGATCAGCCCTACCCCAGTCTCCCCACCTGGGTAACTTGCCCAAACTTTCACCTTTCAGGCTGGGGATTTCCACCATAATACTCagaaggtggtggtgggaagAGGGGGACATCTCTCCAGCTTGGTTTGATTTTTGGCTACAGAGTGGGGTGTGGAATTCTTCCTCCTTTTTGGGCAGTGTCCCAACAAACTGCCAGCGCCTGGAACAGCTGGGCTCCATTCCCAAGCACAGTGCATTGGAATGCTTTAACCAGCACTTGTGGGATCAAAAAGCGCATCAGCCCTGTCACCAATGGCAGCATTCTCTCCCTGagactcccttcccccccttcctgtTTCCTCCTTCGactaggaaattaaatgcaaaaacttGAGTTAATCCTGCGTTGTGGCTCCAACACTCCCAAGTCAGGTGTAACATTAACACCGCCGTGCTGCGGAGCAATCCATGCAGCTCTTCCTCCCTTGTTAAGGTTAGTTGCTCAGTGGCAGCTATCGCAGAACACTCGGTCCATAGGACGTGCACCAAGGTCCAAGTTCATGGGAATGTCCCAACTGCCTGATCTTTCCCCCTTTGCTGGTACAGCCCAGTTCACACCAGCATACGCTCCCAGGGATTTGCGTTAAAGGTGGGACGCTAACCAACAGGACCCGCCTAAGGGCTAACTAGGACCCAAGGGGTGAATTCCAGCCCACCActccctcgatcccagcctgccCGCCCCCTCACTGCTATTCCGGCACTGGGGCCTTTCGAGCAGTAATGGTCAATCACTGCGCTGTAGCCTTAGCCATGTGAGCTGCGTGGGGAGCTATGCTGTGACTGCACAGCATGCCCCACATGTGTCCCCCTCTGGGCCTGTGTTACCCCCTGCCCCCgacaccctgcagcctctgcccaGGCCAGAGCTGGGTCACCTCAAACTTGGAAGCGATGAGGATGGCCGTGGAGCCAATGAGCTGCAGTTTGTCCCTCATGCTCACCACCTCCACCAGGTAGTGATCCACCAGCTTCACCGCCAGGTACAGCGTCTCATGGTTCAGCTCAAAGTTCTCCTGGGGGAGACACAGATGGAATGGCACATGCCAGCCAGTGTGACCTACCCTGGGTGCAGTCACTCAGGGTTTGCTACGTTCCCAAGCTGCCCTCCCCAGGCGGGCACCTCATGCAgcaggctcagggcaaggggcaaCAGACCCCCTTACCCGCTCTGCTCCTGAGACTTGCCCTCATACAGGCTGGGACTTGTTTTAGCAGCCAGGGGAAAATGCTTCCCATTCCCAGCCCGGGGGTGAAGGTCATGTCTGCTGTTTTGCCCCAGGCTGCCCACCCCGAGTGCCCAGGCACAGATCAGTGTCGTTTGGCACAGGGAAGGGTCCCTGGCACGCCACTTGTCTgactcaccaggctgctgctcctctctccAGACTCCTGACGCATGCCCAGAAGAGAGTCAGGGCCAGCGTCTCCACGAGGTAACTGGCCCCTCCCAATGACTGTGTGGAAACACAGTAAGCAGCTTCCTccccctggcctgcagccccctctccaCTCACAGCCCTTTCACCCCCGCCACAAGCTAGGCTCACAGCTGCATGCAGCCGAACCACATCACGGGGGCTGAGGGGTTTCTCTCCTCCACGTGGCTTCTGCTCAAgcctgctggggagggagggctggtctgccccacctccagctgggtgggtgtagtttttttttttgttttttttttttataaaaacacacacacactcctggcaGTTCgttttccccaccaccacaagGGAACCCGGGTGCGCACCTGGACCTCCACCATCCAGTCCACCAGAATGGCTCTCATGTCCCTGCTGATGTCGTGCTGGTTCTCCATGTAGTTCGGGAGCAAGAACTTCTCCTGCCAAGGGAGCCACAGAGAGGCTGTTAGTGAATGAAGCCCACCCACTGCAGCATGCGGGTAGGAGCCTGGAGAGGCTGAGTCCATGGCCCTGCCCtcctgcaggcaggctgctaagcTCTCTCCATGGCACCATGGCCAGGAGCTGCCGCTGTCACGACAGGGCCTCCCTGGGACAGGCCCTCAGCCCCATTGTTGACGTAGGAggatcccaccccccacccaagccCAGTTGTGTCTCTGTAATGGCACCAACTCTCGTGATGGGCTGGACGCTAGAGCCCAGCTGATCCTATCCCAAGCTGCTCATCCCTCCTGGGGTCAGCCAGCCCTGCTACATCAGGGGAAGGGGCCACCCACGGCCCCCAGCAGGGATTAGTGGCTGGGAGAACAGTTCCCGCCAGAAGGTACCATCCGCACAGACAGCACTGCAAGGAGAGCGGCTGTAACTGGGCTTCACCATGCAGAGGTGAGCTAGGAGCCCAGCCTGCTTCCCCTGCTGGGCCAGTGAGCAGCACGGCTGGAGGGGAAATGGCCACCAGGGCCTGCCCAGGGCTTCTCAGGGAGACTCAGTGCCATGGACAGAGCAGCCATCAGCCAAGTGGAACCAATCACCCTGCCCAGGACCAGACAGCCTCCTGCCAGGAGAGCCCTGGGCTCCAGAGAGGCTGCACGGAGCACGCAGCGGGAACAGAGACCTGTACGTAACAGGATGCCTAGAGCCAGTTTGCCCGCTTGGAAAGAGCGAAAGGCTGAGCCAAGCCAGCCAGGACATGAGCCAGGGGCTTTTGGAAATCAAGCTTTATGCGTCAAGTGCTAAGGCGCAACCTGCCTGCCCTCCCAATGCACCAGCCCCCCATCTGCAATGCCATGAAATGCGGCAGACAAATGCACTGGAGGGGGCTGCACTCTCTTCTCTGGAGACAATGGGACTTTCAGACCCTAGGGGCCTGGGCCTGGCATTCTAGCTCCTTCCTGTGCCGGATGCCCCTGGAGCCAGCCGAGCATCCCCAGGGTGTCAAGCCAGCGAGCTCTGAGAGGCTGGGCCAATccagcagaggaggaaggagagactggcAAAGCTGAGATCCCTGTGCCTGAGCCCTCCCCGAGTGCcacacacctctctctccttCATGTAATTGAAGATCTCCTTGGCGTACTCAGCGCTGGCGTACGGGTCTCCCAGCTGCTCCTTGTCAATGTCCTCAATGGCAGGCACCTGCGTGAAAGGCAAGAGGGTTGGGGGATACCTCTGGGACACCAGAGAGACGAGTCCCAAGCACTCATGACAACGAGGCACTGAGAGCGATGGCTGGTCAGGCactgggctgccagccccaaacTGCTTTGCCAACGCACCTCTCTCAGTTAGCAGAGGAGCGTCCACAACTATGTGGCAAACCCCAGCCTGGAACACAGCAGACGCTGCATGCCCTGTCACTGCGTTTCATCCTGCTCTGCAACTCCTCTCGTGCTGCTCTCCCGGCAGGACTTTTCTGTAGCAATTTGCCTACATGGCCTGCAGGAGGCAGACCTGCCCCAACCCAGCGTTCAGGGGAAATTAGCTGCCAGATCCCATCTGTGTAGctcagcagctggggagggggcaaggtgCAGCTTGGCGCAAGCAGACGGACAGAGCCAGAGGCTTGGTTCCCCACAGGGTGAGCAGTCGAGGCAGCAATTGCAGGCAGTGCTTCAGTATCCCCAGGAAGAGGTGAACGAGCGCCCTCTAGGGACAGTGTGAGGCCAGGACACTTCCCTCCTGCAAGGAGTGCAATGCCAGCATACCAGCTGAGCCCCATGTGCTGTTCACGTCCGTCGCCCTCCCAGGGGCCACTAGGTTGGCAGTGAGCACCCGATTCCACTGACCTGCGTGGGTGCTGGCTCCTCCGGCACCGGGTCATTTTTGGGAACCAGTTTGGGATCAACAGGCGCCTCAGCTGGGGGCGTTTTCCTTGTTGACCTAACAGAAGCAGCCAAGAGTGGGTCAGACACTGCAAGAGGCCAGGCTCAGGGGCAGGGAGGTGTTGGTCATCCAGTGCCCCAGAAATCGCCAGATCGCATCAGACCAGGGTATAGCTAGCCCAGGGTCCCCTCTCCAATAGTGCCCTGTAAtagctgcttcagaggcaggGGTAAGaaccgcccccccgccgagtgaACAAAGACACCTGCGCATGAGGGAAATGTCTTCCCCGTCCATGATTGGCTAATACCCTGAAGCAGGCTTTACAGCCCTGCCAATATTTTATCTTGACTAACATCACCATGAAGGTTCCCGTTATCCACATCAACACCCAAACTTTCCTTGAATTCCACTAAGCTCTTGGCCTACATGAGATCTTGTGAcagagttccacaggccaaccATGCATTGTATGGAAAAGGCATTTTCCTTTAGCAGTTTTATATGGAATGGCTTTCAATTCCATTGAAGTCCCCTTGTCCTTGTGATAGGATGACAAGGATGTCCTGATCTGTCCCCTCCATACCACTCCCTTTGTACACCTGCCTCACATCCCCTATTAGTCTCCTCTCCAAGGCATGCAATCCCCATCTCTCTTCCTAGGAGTTTTTCCAGGACCCTGAATCTTCTCACCCAGGACACACACGTCTGCCATCTCCTTTCAGACAGGGTGATTATAACTGCCCAGCATCCGTGGGCAGCACGCCCCCATCGGCATTCGACTATTTTCCACATAACGACACCCCTTCCTTCCACATCCCAGCCTCCCATTTGTCTTTAGCTGCAGCCACATCCCCTGGGATTTCCCTTCTTCCCTGTGCATCAGTCAGCCAGGATGGAGGGATGTCCCtctacccccccctccccattttacacTGGGGGCCTGGCCTGCAGCATCTCCCACTCCATTTTCTCAATTACCCTCCTAGTTCCCCACTGGAGGGGAGCTCGCCATGGCTGCGGATCCCACCAGCAAGCAACCTGAGCACATTCCCAATGGCAAAAGCCTCTCCGAGgacaccccaccctcccagctGGCAAAGGGTCCTACCATTAGAGCCCCCAGCTCCACCACCAAGAGACCCTGACAGCCAAGAAGCATTGGCACAGAGAGACATTAAGCCTTTGGAGACTGACCCTCTGCCAGAGGGTccccttgggctgcagcctggaaaGCGACAGCACTGTGCGAGCCAGTACTGGTGCTAGCCACAGGGACAGTGGCTCAGATAACAGGGTAAATGCGCGTCCATCAGAGCGAAGAGCAATGCGGCCgcaaggggtgggaggggctggggctacATTGCTGACCCACAGAGAGTTACTCACTTTTTAAAGTTGATCTCATTGTTCTTCAAGACCCCCAGAGCAGCTGTGCCCTTCTGCGCCTTCCTGGGACCTGCCTTCGCAGCATCCTTCTTCCTCAGGCCAGCCTGGTTCTTGTGAGCCTGGCAGGTGAGAGGGCAATGCTGGAAGCACAGCACGACACACAGAGGGGCAGCCTGGCCAGGCTCCCCAGcatcgccactccaggccaatgggggcggccagcacatccctcggcccacgccacttcccacagccccc encodes the following:
- the CCNB3 gene encoding G2/mitotic-specific cyclin-B3 — protein: MPVPRNSKTTGSKQLRPGKAGAVENVRPEKEESFQAKRSPSSPQGAPKKRSAFGDITNAHKNQAGLRKKDAAKAGPRKAQKGTAALGVLKNNEINFKKSTRKTPPAEAPVDPKLVPKNDPVPEEPAPTQVPAIEDIDKEQLGDPYASAEYAKEIFNYMKEREEKFLLPNYMENQHDISRDMRAILVDWMVEVQENFELNHETLYLAVKLVDHYLVEVVSMRDKLQLIGSTAILIASKFEERCPPCVDDFLYICDDAYKREELIAMEMSILRMLKFDINVPIPYRFLRRFAKCAHASMETLTLARFICEMTLPEYDYVQESASKLAASCLLLALKMKSLGGWSPTLEYYSGYSSQELHPLVKRLNFLLTYQHDDKLKAVRTKYSHRVFFEVAKSAPMDMLKLEVALKS